From a region of the Gordonia sp. PP30 genome:
- a CDS encoding M23 family metallopeptidase yields the protein MTPIAQLAIIQVGIPLLLILLNAVVPASSWWALGLRALLLATGLAWLILGGTWLYPPWWTPFVLVVLALASFVRPVLRLSRRGTTRRRGWRWSETTIVALLVVAVVALLVVPAAAGRSQPPGAVDIAEPLDPGAYYVTSGGSRSAVNRHLLTSDSDQWRGQRRGVDLVKVDGLGRRAHGIAPADPAAYYIYGAPVISPCVGTVAETRADLPDHRVPDIDSDNPAGNYVLVSCGDYEVLLAHLQHESVVVRAGDHVEIGVPLGKVGNSGDAAEPHLHIHAQRRSPDPAKPFAGDPLWLTIDGHFPVRNRLLRL from the coding sequence ATGACGCCGATCGCACAGTTGGCGATCATCCAGGTGGGGATTCCGCTGCTGCTGATCCTGCTCAACGCGGTGGTGCCGGCGTCGTCGTGGTGGGCGCTCGGCCTGCGCGCACTGCTGCTGGCCACCGGGCTGGCCTGGCTGATCCTCGGCGGCACGTGGTTGTATCCGCCGTGGTGGACGCCGTTCGTGCTGGTCGTTCTGGCGCTCGCGAGCTTCGTCCGGCCGGTGCTGCGGCTGTCGCGCCGGGGGACCACCCGGCGGCGCGGCTGGCGGTGGTCGGAGACGACGATCGTGGCGCTGCTCGTGGTGGCGGTCGTCGCACTGCTGGTGGTGCCCGCCGCGGCGGGTCGTTCCCAGCCGCCGGGGGCGGTCGACATCGCCGAACCGCTCGACCCCGGCGCGTACTACGTCACCAGTGGTGGGTCCCGCTCCGCCGTGAACCGGCACCTGCTGACATCCGACTCGGATCAGTGGCGTGGGCAGCGCCGCGGCGTCGATCTGGTCAAGGTCGACGGCCTGGGGCGTCGTGCGCACGGGATCGCACCGGCCGATCCGGCCGCGTACTACATCTACGGTGCGCCGGTGATCTCCCCGTGCGTCGGGACGGTCGCCGAGACGCGCGCCGACCTGCCGGACCATCGGGTTCCGGACATCGACAGCGACAACCCGGCCGGAAACTATGTGCTCGTCTCCTGCGGCGACTACGAGGTGCTGCTCGCGCATCTGCAGCACGAGAGCGTCGTGGTGCGCGCCGGTGACCACGTCGAGATCGGCGTTCCGCTCGGCAAGGTCGGGAACAGCGGCGACGCGGCGGAACCGCACCTGCACATCCATGCGCAGCGGCGGTCGCCGGATCCGGCGAAGCCCTTCGCCGGAGACCCGCTGTGGCTCACCATCGACGGACACTTCCCGGTGCGGAACCGGCTCCTCCGGCTGTAG
- a CDS encoding FadR/GntR family transcriptional regulator, whose translation MSQVKRTPLANQAAELLLNRIRAGEWPLGARIPGETTLGPQLGVGRSTVREAIRQLAGKGVLQTRQGAGVFVTALDAAEDWNTVLQRAEIAAVIEARTAIEAEAAYLAAQRRSPQALRAIRRTLADRERHRESAADYVDADMRYHRAVVEAADNPVLLELFDSFVPRLRQAMIDMLALGAGMDDDADRGAHEQLTEAIAAHDGDAARRLSRTHLDALCERIAR comes from the coding sequence GTGAGCCAGGTCAAAAGAACTCCACTCGCGAATCAGGCGGCCGAGCTGCTGCTGAACCGGATCCGCGCCGGGGAGTGGCCGCTCGGAGCCAGGATCCCCGGTGAAACGACCCTCGGACCGCAGCTCGGGGTCGGTCGTTCCACGGTCCGGGAGGCCATCCGGCAGCTCGCGGGCAAGGGCGTCCTGCAAACGAGACAGGGAGCCGGAGTGTTCGTCACGGCGCTCGACGCCGCCGAGGACTGGAACACCGTGTTGCAGCGGGCCGAGATCGCCGCGGTGATCGAGGCCCGCACGGCCATCGAAGCCGAGGCCGCCTACCTGGCCGCACAGCGTCGCTCACCGCAGGCGTTGCGCGCCATCCGGCGCACCCTCGCCGACCGCGAGCGCCACCGGGAATCCGCCGCCGACTACGTCGACGCGGACATGCGCTACCACCGCGCCGTCGTCGAGGCCGCAGACAATCCCGTACTGCTCGAGCTCTTCGATTCTTTCGTTCCCCGGCTCCGGCAGGCGATGATCGACATGCTCGCCCTCGGCGCCGGCATGGATGACGACGCCGACCGCGGCGCACACGAGCAGCTCACCGAGGCGATCGCCGCCCACGACGGCGACGCGGCACGTCGGCTCAGCCGAACCCACCTCGACGCCCTGTGCGAACGCATCGCGCGCTGA
- a CDS encoding MFS transporter, producing MDSTVAPERRRAQLWVLTATHAANDFYTGAVAALLPFFVLHAHYSYAAVAGITLAATALSSIAQPGFGYLSDRYGLGWISLAGLLAAGAGVALSGFFSSSYIVVWVLIAMSGIGVAAYHPAATMQAREAGGGTTAAMSLFSVGGNAGVALAPAAAVAVVGAFGLRGTGLLIVPAVVLALAYFVVARHQLFRRVKPRDVAVAAHTDLRDDWRAFGWLTAVLATWSVAYVGTSTFVVLYCVARFHSTPDYASIALTVFPAAGAVGTLAGGWLSDRVGRLPVLRCGYLAGVGGIVAIVLAPSPLVVFVATGALGLALFAPFAGQITLAHSYLPNRIGVASGVTLGLTLSLGGVVSPLLGMIADGVGVRWVFVILAALLAVGFGTSFVLAERAPAQIEVVDVPGDAEVAPATSVT from the coding sequence ATGGATTCGACCGTAGCGCCCGAACGGCGCCGCGCACAGTTGTGGGTGCTGACTGCGACGCACGCCGCCAACGACTTCTACACCGGGGCGGTGGCCGCGCTCCTTCCGTTCTTCGTGCTGCACGCGCACTACTCGTATGCGGCGGTCGCGGGCATCACACTGGCGGCGACTGCCTTGTCGAGCATCGCGCAACCGGGCTTCGGCTATCTGAGTGACCGGTACGGGCTCGGCTGGATCAGCCTCGCCGGACTGCTGGCCGCGGGCGCCGGTGTCGCGCTGAGCGGGTTCTTCTCATCGTCGTACATCGTGGTGTGGGTGCTCATCGCGATGTCGGGAATCGGGGTGGCCGCCTATCATCCGGCCGCGACCATGCAGGCCCGTGAGGCCGGCGGCGGCACGACGGCCGCGATGAGTCTGTTCTCCGTCGGCGGCAACGCCGGGGTGGCACTCGCGCCCGCCGCGGCGGTCGCCGTGGTCGGTGCGTTCGGGCTGCGGGGGACCGGGCTGTTGATCGTGCCGGCAGTCGTGCTCGCGCTGGCGTATTTCGTCGTCGCGCGGCATCAGTTGTTCCGGCGGGTGAAACCCCGGGATGTCGCGGTCGCCGCGCACACCGATCTGCGCGACGACTGGCGGGCCTTCGGCTGGCTCACCGCGGTGCTCGCCACCTGGTCTGTCGCCTACGTGGGCACCTCGACCTTCGTCGTGCTGTACTGCGTCGCGCGCTTTCACTCCACGCCCGACTACGCGTCGATCGCCCTGACGGTGTTCCCCGCCGCCGGCGCGGTCGGCACGCTGGCGGGCGGGTGGCTCTCGGACCGGGTGGGCCGGCTGCCGGTCTTGCGCTGCGGCTACCTGGCCGGGGTCGGCGGTATCGTCGCGATCGTTCTCGCGCCGTCGCCACTGGTCGTCTTCGTGGCGACCGGCGCGCTCGGGCTGGCGCTTTTCGCGCCGTTCGCCGGGCAGATCACCCTCGCGCATTCGTATCTGCCGAACCGGATCGGCGTGGCCAGCGGGGTCACGCTCGGGCTCACCCTGTCGCTGGGCGGTGTGGTCAGCCCGTTGCTGGGCATGATCGCCGACGGTGTGGGCGTGCGCTGGGTCTTCGTCATTCTCGCGGCGCTGCTCGCGGTCGGGTTCGGCACCTCGTTCGTGCTGGCCGAACGGGCGCCCGCACAGATCGAGGTCGTCGACGTCCCCGGCGACGCCGAGGTGGCGCCGGCTACTTCCGTGACGTAG
- a CDS encoding DoxX family protein encodes MSLFDIAGRALTGLPFVKLGYAAATAPGPRVDMAKPVLDPLRKVVPIPVDDEMVVRANGAAQAVGGALLAAGVLPRAAALGLIASLVPTTLAGHAFWTSDDPAVRGQQQVQFLKNVTMIGGLTAIAATSRK; translated from the coding sequence ATGAGCCTGTTCGACATCGCCGGCCGCGCCCTGACCGGACTGCCCTTCGTCAAGCTCGGCTACGCCGCCGCCACCGCACCCGGCCCGCGCGTCGACATGGCCAAGCCGGTGCTCGATCCGCTGCGCAAGGTGGTGCCGATCCCCGTCGACGACGAGATGGTCGTGCGCGCCAACGGTGCCGCGCAGGCCGTCGGCGGCGCCCTGCTCGCCGCCGGGGTCCTGCCGCGCGCCGCGGCGCTCGGCCTCATCGCCTCGCTGGTCCCGACCACCCTCGCCGGTCACGCCTTCTGGACCTCCGACGACCCCGCGGTCCGCGGACAGCAGCAGGTGCAGTTCCTGAAGAACGTCACGATGATCGGCGGCTTGACCGCGATCGCCGCTACGTCACGGAAGTAG
- a CDS encoding tyrosine-protein phosphatase translates to MRARFAAVLAAVGLLLGVSVLAPAEVHAAPRLEGASNFRDLGGYQTSDGRTVREGLVFRSNKLSDLTPSDKQKITDASITLAVDLRNVQERKDEPDQLPPGVRYQVADVVSFTNGIWFHEPVPLTLGRGLIDYYTTGSSNIGQSLGYPFMVSYHGSDVAFHDLLVAIARNTDGGTVFHCSAGKDRTGWGAAILLSILGVPRATIDADFLKSNTYLGRDDAVELSWLNAAFDQVKRLYGSMDRYVRHGLRIDQPTITALRTRLLT, encoded by the coding sequence ATGCGTGCACGATTCGCCGCCGTCCTCGCCGCCGTCGGCCTCCTCCTCGGCGTGTCCGTCCTCGCTCCCGCGGAAGTGCACGCCGCGCCCCGACTCGAGGGGGCGTCGAACTTCCGCGACCTCGGCGGCTATCAGACCTCCGACGGCAGGACCGTCCGCGAGGGCCTGGTGTTCCGGTCGAACAAGCTGAGCGATCTCACACCGTCCGATAAGCAGAAGATCACCGACGCCTCGATCACGCTCGCCGTCGACCTCCGCAATGTCCAGGAACGCAAGGACGAACCCGATCAGTTGCCTCCGGGGGTGCGCTACCAGGTCGCCGACGTGGTGAGCTTCACCAACGGGATCTGGTTCCACGAGCCGGTCCCGCTCACGCTCGGCCGCGGGCTGATCGACTACTACACGACGGGGTCGTCGAACATCGGCCAGAGCCTCGGCTATCCGTTCATGGTCAGCTATCACGGATCCGATGTCGCCTTCCACGACCTGCTGGTGGCGATCGCCCGCAACACCGACGGCGGCACCGTCTTCCACTGCAGCGCGGGCAAGGATCGCACCGGCTGGGGCGCGGCGATCCTGCTGAGCATCCTCGGCGTCCCGCGGGCCACCATCGACGCGGACTTCCTGAAGTCGAACACCTACCTCGGTCGCGACGACGCCGTGGAGCTGTCGTGGCTGAACGCGGCGTTCGACCAGGTCAAGCGGCTCTACGGATCGATGGATCGCTATGTCCGCCACGGCCTGCGGATCGATCAGCCGACCATCACCGCGCTCCGCACTCGACTGCTCACCTGA
- a CDS encoding aminoglycoside phosphotransferase family protein, producing the protein MRIPDGLEAQRRLGPDWVSWLDRLPRLCDELLAEWRLTLDGDALHGFASVVIPVRADDDTEAVLKVGFDGAEESAQEHLALQTWAGDGAVRMYRADPARRAMLLERLGHEDLSGEWDLQACEIVASFYPRLHRPAPRRFPALPDLLARWLDAMDAGAHELPVPRRLIDRALVRGREFVADPDSAGTIVHGDLHYGNVLAAQREPWLVIDPQPLSGDPHYEVAPLLWNRWAEMDGYLRESIRRRFFAVVEAAGFDDERARDWVIVRMMLNAHWAVEDARRVNRQLDDAEREWITRCISVAKAVQ; encoded by the coding sequence GTGCGGATTCCCGACGGTCTCGAAGCCCAGCGGCGGCTGGGGCCGGACTGGGTGTCGTGGCTGGACCGACTCCCCAGACTGTGCGATGAGCTGCTGGCCGAATGGCGCTTGACCCTGGACGGCGACGCCCTGCACGGCTTCGCGTCGGTCGTGATCCCGGTCCGCGCGGACGACGACACCGAGGCCGTCCTCAAGGTCGGCTTCGACGGTGCCGAGGAGTCCGCGCAGGAGCATCTGGCGCTGCAGACATGGGCCGGTGACGGTGCCGTCCGGATGTACCGCGCCGATCCGGCCCGGCGCGCCATGCTGCTCGAGCGGCTCGGCCACGAGGATCTGTCCGGCGAATGGGACTTGCAGGCATGCGAGATCGTCGCGTCGTTCTATCCGCGACTGCACCGCCCGGCCCCGCGCCGATTCCCCGCGCTGCCTGACCTGCTGGCGCGGTGGCTCGACGCGATGGACGCCGGCGCGCACGAATTGCCGGTGCCGCGCCGGCTGATCGACCGCGCACTCGTACGCGGACGGGAGTTCGTGGCCGATCCGGATTCGGCCGGGACGATCGTGCACGGCGATCTGCACTACGGGAACGTCCTTGCCGCTCAGCGGGAGCCGTGGCTGGTGATCGACCCGCAGCCTCTCTCCGGCGACCCGCATTACGAGGTGGCGCCGCTGCTCTGGAACCGCTGGGCCGAGATGGACGGCTACCTGCGCGAATCGATCCGGCGGCGTTTCTTCGCGGTCGTGGAAGCGGCCGGGTTCGACGACGAGCGCGCCCGCGACTGGGTGATCGTCCGCATGATGCTGAACGCGCACTGGGCCGTCGAGGATGCGCGACGTGTGAATCGCCAGCTGGACGACGCCGAGCGTGAGTGGATCACGCGGTGCATCAGCGTGGCCAAGGCGGTGCAGTAG
- a CDS encoding DsbA family oxidoreductase — MKVEIWSDINCPFCYLGVHQFLEALGGFEHKDQTEVIHRSFELDPTQPRGASGEVVAHLAKQYGFTREQASQGEIQLGEKAAEFGLPYVTSGRDFGDSFDMHRLVHFAGESGRAEDMLLALFHANFADERKLFGSHERLVEIAVGEGFDEAQVRAVLADDTRFAQAVRDDETLAHELKCQGVPYFVLDRHYVLSGAQPVEVYADFLRQGWEHYISGATST, encoded by the coding sequence ATGAAGGTCGAGATCTGGTCCGATATCAACTGCCCGTTCTGCTACCTCGGTGTCCACCAGTTCCTCGAGGCGCTCGGGGGTTTCGAGCACAAGGATCAGACCGAGGTGATCCACCGGTCGTTCGAGCTCGATCCGACGCAGCCGCGCGGGGCATCGGGGGAGGTCGTCGCGCATCTGGCCAAGCAATACGGCTTCACGCGGGAGCAGGCGTCGCAGGGGGAGATCCAGCTGGGGGAGAAGGCGGCCGAGTTCGGGCTCCCCTATGTGACGTCGGGCCGGGATTTCGGCGACTCCTTCGACATGCACCGGCTGGTGCACTTCGCCGGCGAGTCGGGCCGCGCCGAGGACATGCTCCTCGCCCTCTTTCACGCCAACTTCGCCGACGAGCGCAAGCTCTTCGGCAGCCACGAACGACTCGTCGAGATCGCCGTCGGCGAGGGCTTCGACGAGGCGCAGGTGCGCGCGGTGCTCGCCGACGACACCCGCTTCGCGCAGGCCGTCCGCGACGACGAGACGCTCGCCCACGAACTGAAATGCCAAGGCGTGCCGTACTTCGTGCTCGACCGCCATTACGTGCTCTCCGGGGCGCAGCCGGTCGAGGTTTACGCCGACTTCCTGCGACAGGGCTGGGAGCACTACATCTCGGGCGCGACGTCCACGTAG
- a CDS encoding phosphotransferase family protein encodes MSSLASDADEGREIARPTRSQRDPEWLRERLTAWIKTRAGDDAEVTEVVLPSANGMSSETLLAEALIDGAPQSLVVRVAPVAESDPVFPSYDLDGQYRLIEHVAATTDVPLPRLWWSEPDPAPLGAPFFMMSRVDGRVPPDVMPYTFSSWVTEATPDERAEMARRSVEVLTRIHTAPIEGSGVEPPREGETPLQAHLRRLRDFYEWASRDGVSSPLIERGFAWAEEHRPAETETVLCWGDSRIGNIIYDGFTPAAVLDWEMATVGPRELDIAWMIFIHRFFQDITELAGLDGLPDFLTRDQVATDYLAASGHQPHDLDYFTLYAALIHAVVMYRIQTRAIHFGQAEAPADPDDMIMHRKTLEAMLAGTYWGSIK; translated from the coding sequence GTGTCTTCCCTCGCCTCCGATGCCGATGAGGGTCGCGAGATCGCGCGACCGACCCGATCCCAGCGCGACCCGGAGTGGCTGCGCGAACGTCTCACCGCCTGGATCAAGACCCGGGCCGGCGACGACGCCGAAGTCACCGAGGTGGTGCTGCCGTCGGCGAACGGCATGTCCAGCGAGACGCTGCTGGCCGAGGCACTGATCGACGGTGCACCGCAGAGCCTCGTCGTGCGGGTGGCGCCGGTCGCCGAGAGCGATCCGGTGTTCCCGTCGTACGACCTGGACGGCCAATACCGCTTGATCGAACATGTCGCCGCCACCACCGACGTGCCGCTGCCGCGGCTGTGGTGGTCCGAACCCGACCCCGCCCCGCTCGGGGCACCGTTCTTCATGATGAGCCGAGTGGACGGGCGGGTTCCACCGGATGTGATGCCGTACACCTTCTCGTCGTGGGTCACCGAGGCCACGCCGGACGAACGCGCCGAGATGGCACGACGCAGCGTCGAGGTGCTCACCCGGATCCATACCGCGCCGATCGAGGGCTCCGGAGTGGAACCGCCCCGCGAGGGCGAGACACCGCTGCAAGCGCATCTGCGGCGGCTCCGCGACTTCTACGAGTGGGCGAGTCGCGACGGCGTCTCGTCGCCGCTGATCGAGCGCGGTTTCGCCTGGGCCGAGGAACATCGGCCCGCCGAGACCGAGACCGTGCTCTGCTGGGGTGACTCGCGGATCGGCAACATCATCTACGACGGCTTCACGCCCGCCGCGGTGCTCGACTGGGAGATGGCCACCGTCGGCCCCCGCGAACTGGACATCGCGTGGATGATCTTCATCCACCGGTTCTTCCAGGACATCACCGAACTCGCCGGGCTCGACGGCCTCCCCGACTTCCTCACCCGCGACCAGGTGGCCACCGACTATCTCGCCGCCAGCGGGCACCAGCCGCACGATCTCGACTACTTCACCCTGTACGCCGCACTGATCCACGCCGTCGTGATGTACCGGATCCAGACGCGCGCGATCCACTTCGGCCAGGCGGAGGCACCGGCCGACCCGGACGACATGATCATGCACCGCAAGACGCTCGAGGCCATGCTGGCCGGCACCTACTGGGGGTCGATCAAGTGA